The genomic stretch ATAATTTGAAGAATGAATTTACAAATAACTAAAGTCAAATTTTTAAATCTTTATTTCATTAAATCTTCTAATGAATATCTATCAATTTTATTTTTTTTGGTTTTAGATAATTCATGAAGCTTATTTTTATCTTGAATATCTAACCAAAGCATCGGATCATTTTTAAATATAGTTCCAAAAACCAACGCTAACTCATGATTTAACGAGCGTTCTCCTTTGATTAATTTTGATAAATTAGATGGCTTCATTCCAATATAATAAGCAAATTGATTCTGCTTAATTTCAAAAGTATTTAAATAGACTTTTAAAAAATCTCCAACTAGTTTAGAATGTTTATCTCTTGAATTCAGATAATCTTCCATTTCAAAATCTAGAGCCATTAATTCAACTCTTTTTTTTTGTTCAAGCGAACGTTCTTTGGATT from Kordia antarctica encodes the following:
- a CDS encoding helix-turn-helix transcriptional regulator produces the protein MKKQENIENQSQVLTNTMDVGTKEFDKFQAILLSKSKERSLEQKKRVELMALDFEMEDYLNSRDKHSKLVGDFLKVYLNTFEIKQNQFAYYIGMKPSNLSKLIKGERSLNHELALVFGTIFKNDPMLWLDIQDKNKLHELSKTKKNKIDRYSLEDLMK